One Deltaproteobacteria bacterium DNA segment encodes these proteins:
- a CDS encoding sugar ABC transporter permease, producing MRLSDSRFGFILSMPGAAVLFLWILVPFVLLVATSLLRYDNIRPVVFCGLKNYRYLFHQRVFWLSFKNTMVFCAGVTSLTFVISLILAHSLSRITRGSGILRSFAMFPWAVPMVVSGFMWAQMFNPSFGVINDFLLRLGILREPIDIYGNPDLAMMGVIIADSWTRIPFMTIIILAGLESIDPTLYEAARVDGADTLQIFRHVSLPLNRKAMLTGVVITTIFSFRTIDTIFSMTFGGPAKATYTFGFYILDYIYRYFNFGVAGAMSMIMLFLLLMIGSFFIFHILRREKG from the coding sequence ATGAGGCTGTCGGACAGTAGATTCGGTTTCATTCTGTCGATGCCTGGAGCGGCTGTGCTGTTTCTGTGGATCCTTGTCCCCTTCGTTCTCCTGGTAGCCACGAGTCTTCTGAGGTATGACAACATCCGTCCGGTTGTCTTTTGTGGGCTGAAGAACTACAGATACCTCTTCCACCAGCGGGTGTTTTGGTTAAGCTTCAAGAATACCATGGTTTTCTGCGCGGGTGTGACCTCCCTGACATTCGTGATCAGCCTGATTCTGGCCCACTCTCTGTCCAGGATAACCCGGGGGTCAGGCATCCTCCGCTCTTTTGCCATGTTCCCGTGGGCCGTCCCCATGGTAGTGTCGGGGTTCATGTGGGCACAGATGTTCAATCCCTCCTTTGGGGTCATCAACGATTTCCTTCTCCGTCTTGGGATTCTCCGTGAGCCGATCGATATCTATGGCAACCCGGATCTCGCCATGATGGGGGTGATCATCGCGGACTCCTGGACGCGGATCCCATTCATGACCATCATTATCCTCGCAGGGCTGGAAAGCATCGACCCGACCCTGTACGAGGCCGCCCGTGTGGATGGTGCAGACACGCTGCAGATCTTCAGGCACGTGTCTCTGCCCCTGAACAGGAAGGCCATGTTGACGGGGGTCGTCATCACAACCATCTTCTCCTTCAGAACCATCGACACTATTTTCTCCATGACCTTTGGAGGGCCGGCCAAGGCGACCTACACCTTCGGCTTCTATATCCTGGACTACATCTATCGATACTTCAATTTCGGCGTGGCCGGCGCCATGAGTATGATCATGCTTTTTCTTCTGCTCATGATAGGCAGCTTTTTCATTTTCCATATTTTGAGAAGGGAAAAAGGGTGA
- a CDS encoding extracellular solute-binding protein: MGKIGIRIAVALIVVALSLLGFGQDVLAKKKPWEKIKWDQPRPAAERLSADHYILPKGWEKATKGVKRILHFNAGGMEHDPGTLANFKLFEKLTGIKVDYVEVSDQVLLQKTISALVSRDPNVTSMCVSEPAFALQHLISANWIEKMDAIWSPQVQAIYPQGLLQLLKGPDGHFYGTVDTQKANISYARPSWLKAAGVGVPSTWEELIVAARKARQWVLKNLDSTYWGVGFTGDHYILQTLQAMTYAQGGRLMKNGKIDLLTPEFKRAWETLVNFIAKDKSAPEAILGWTWNDYQQAFAMGKIAMILTGLNTNIVRFADPEKSPGVHKDVYGKPVDAPGDWVAFPPPKWSKSMPEKYRGAAPTNFSAFVINRFAPDNAKAAAMILGEVRMSKQGGVNELLIEGNSPFLPAVFNDPEVMAKVAYVDVRKICNENAVLEVFPPGGEKMMDILLEYFGKAATGKVSPIQALERAQEEIESFLYY, encoded by the coding sequence ATGGGAAAGATAGGAATCAGAATCGCCGTAGCTTTGATCGTAGTTGCTCTGTCTCTGCTTGGTTTTGGTCAGGACGTCCTGGCAAAGAAGAAACCTTGGGAAAAGATAAAGTGGGACCAGCCGCGCCCGGCGGCGGAGAGGTTGTCCGCTGACCACTATATCCTGCCAAAAGGATGGGAGAAGGCGACAAAGGGGGTCAAGAGGATCCTTCACTTCAACGCTGGGGGCATGGAACACGACCCGGGTACTCTTGCGAACTTCAAACTCTTTGAAAAACTCACCGGTATCAAGGTGGACTACGTGGAGGTTTCAGATCAGGTCCTCCTCCAGAAGACGATCAGCGCCCTTGTGAGCCGGGATCCAAACGTTACCTCCATGTGCGTCTCCGAACCGGCTTTTGCCCTCCAGCATCTCATCTCTGCAAACTGGATCGAGAAGATGGACGCCATCTGGAGCCCCCAGGTGCAGGCCATCTATCCTCAGGGTTTGCTCCAGCTGCTGAAAGGGCCGGATGGACACTTCTACGGTACGGTCGACACTCAGAAAGCCAATATCAGCTACGCCAGACCGTCCTGGCTGAAGGCAGCAGGGGTCGGGGTTCCCAGCACTTGGGAGGAGTTGATCGTCGCCGCCCGGAAGGCCAGGCAGTGGGTTTTGAAAAACCTGGATTCTACATACTGGGGCGTCGGATTCACGGGCGACCACTACATTCTCCAGACTCTGCAAGCAATGACCTATGCACAGGGCGGCCGGTTGATGAAGAACGGAAAGATCGATCTGCTCACGCCTGAGTTCAAGAGGGCGTGGGAGACCCTCGTCAACTTCATCGCCAAGGACAAGTCGGCTCCTGAGGCGATTCTCGGCTGGACGTGGAACGACTATCAGCAGGCATTCGCCATGGGCAAGATCGCCATGATCCTGACAGGACTGAACACGAACATAGTCAGATTCGCCGATCCCGAGAAATCGCCGGGCGTGCACAAGGATGTGTACGGCAAACCGGTCGATGCTCCGGGTGACTGGGTTGCGTTTCCCCCGCCAAAGTGGAGCAAGAGTATGCCGGAGAAGTACCGGGGGGCGGCACCCACGAACTTCTCGGCCTTTGTGATCAACCGCTTTGCACCTGACAATGCCAAGGCGGCGGCAATGATCCTCGGAGAGGTCCGAATGAGCAAACAGGGAGGAGTGAACGAGCTCCTGATCGAGGGCAACTCACCCTTCCTCCCGGCGGTGTTCAACGACCCGGAGGTCATGGCCAAGGTGGCTTACGTGGATGTCCGGAAGATATGTAACGAGAACGCGGTACTGGAGGTCTTCCCTCCTGGTGGAGAGAAGATGATGGATATCCTTCTCGAGTACTTCGGAAAAGCCGCGACCGGTAAGGTCAGTCCTATCCAGGCATTGGAGCGGGCTCAAGAGGAGATCGAGAGCTTCCTATACTACTAA